From one Dermacentor andersoni chromosome 1, qqDerAnde1_hic_scaffold, whole genome shotgun sequence genomic stretch:
- the LOC129381849 gene encoding uncharacterized protein: protein MAYVIAEFVEDKQVEVVPVTWVEGDKCAWPDNLKGNRVTSLVKKSVPPDTFWKCYSVAVKGVFATYEQARAKLNDSQYTSDLGTGSEMSQGKRTRRPPAQWSDSDEPDTPPPPKKAKQSSSKQIPAPPSNFPLGLSSASSVQQDSCEESEGM, encoded by the exons ATGGCTTATGTGATCGCTGAGTTCGTTGAGGACAAACAGGTGGAGGTGGTGCCAGTGACCTGGGTGGAGGGTGACAAGTGTGCGTGGCCAGACAACCTCAAAGGCAACAGAGTGACATCCTTAGTAAAGAAATCTGTACCACCAGACACCTTCTGGAAGTGCTACAGCGTAGCAGTGAAAGGGGTATTTG CAACATATGAACAAGCAAGGGCCAAACTTAATGACAGCCAGTATACATCAGACCTGGGCACAGGATCGGAAATGTCTCAAGGAAAAAGGACAAGGAGGCCACCAGCTCAGTGGTCTGACTCGGATGAGCCTGACACACCACCGCCACCCAAGAAGGCCAAGCAAAGCTCCAGCAAGCAAATTCCAGCTCCACCAAGCAACTTCCCACTAG GCCTCTCTTCTGCTTCTTCAGTGCAGCAAGACAGCTGTGAAGAGTCTGAAGGTATGTGA